The Rhabdothermincola salaria genomic interval GACCCCCGAGGTGCAGGCCGCCACCCTCGAGGCCAGCCTCGGGTTCCGTGAGTACCAGCTCGGCGTCATCGCCGACCGGCGGGCCAAGGCTCCCCAACCCGACCTCGTCAGCGTGCTCTGCCACGCCGAGATCGACGGCCACAAGCTCGACGACGAGTCGCTCGTGCAGGAGACCCTGCTCATCCTCATCGGCGGCGACGAGACCACCCGCCATGTGCTCACCGGGGGCGCCCTGGCCCTCATGGAGTGGCCCGACCAGCGCCAGCACCTCATCGACCACCTCGACGAGCCCGAATCCATGGAGACGGCCGTGGAGGAGCTGCTGCGCTGGGTGACGCCCATCAAGAACATGTCGCGCACCGTCACCCGCGACCTCGAGTTGCGGGGCGAGCAGCTCCACGAGGGCGATCAGGTCATGCTCATGTACCCGGCCGCCAACCGCGATCCCCGGGTGTTCGACGAGCCCGACCGCTTCGACGTGCAGCGCAACCCGAACCCGCACCTGGCCTTCGGCTTCGGTCCGCACTTCTGCCTCGGCTCGTCGCTCGCCCGTCTCGAGCTGCGGGTCATGTTCTCCGAGGTGCTGCGGCGCATGCCCGACCTCGAGCTGGCCACCGACGAGCCGCTGGAGTGGCGGGCCTCCAACTTCATCACCGGCCCCGAGGCCATGCCGGTGCGCTTCACGCCCACCCCGGCGCTCGGGGGTCGCGGCTGACCCCGGAGGTCCTCGGCCTCTCGCCGGGGTGGGAACGGGAGTGCGCTAGATGAGCCCGAGGGCGACCATGGGCCGGGCCACCCGCAGGAAGCCGGCGATGTTGGCCCCGACCACGTAGTTGCCCGGGGCGCCGAACTGCTCGGCCGTGTGGTGGCAGGTGTCGTGGATGCCCGTCATGATGTCGGCCAGGCGGTGCTCGGTGTGCTCGAACGTCCAGCTGTCGCGGCTGGCGTTCTGCTGCATCTCGAGCGCCGAGGTGGCCACGCCACCGGCGTTGGCCGCCTTGCCGGGGCCGAAGGCGATCTGGGCTTCGAGGAAGACGCGCGCCCCCTCCGGCGTGGTGGGCATGTTGGCGCCCTCGGCCACCGCCACGCAGCCGTTGCGCACCAGCGTGCGGGCGTCGCGGCCGGTGAGCTCGTTCTGGGTGGCGCACGGCAGGGCCACGTCGCACGGGATCTCCCAGATGTTGCCGTCCTCGCGGTAGGTGGCGTCGCCGCGGCGCGCGGCGTAGTCGCTGACGCGGCCCCGCTCGACCTCCTTGACCTGCTTGAGCAGCTCGACGTCGATGCCCTTGGCGTCGTGGACCACACCGGAGGAGTCCGAGCAGGCGACCACGGTGCCGCCGAGCTGGTGCACCTTCTCGATGGCGTAGACGGCCACGTTGCCCGACCCCGACACGAGGACCTTCTTGCCCTCGAGGCTGTCGCCGCGGGCGTGCAGCATCTCCCGGGTGAAGTAGGCGGTGCCGTAGCCGGTGGCCTCGGTACGCACCAGCGCCCCACCCCAGGTGGTGGCCTTGCCGGTGAGCACTCCCGACTCGTAGCGGTTGGTGATGCGCTTGTACTGGCCGAACAGGTAGCCGATCTCGCGGGTGCCCACCCCGATGTCGCCGGCGGGGACGTCGGTGTGCTCGCCGATGTGGCGGTAGAGCTCGGTCATGAAGCTCTGGCAGAAGCGCATGATCTCGCTGTCGCTGCGGCCCTTGGGGTCGAAGTCGGCCCCGCCCTTGCCGCCGCCGATGGGCATGCCGGTCAGGGCGTTCTTGAAGATCTGCTCGAAGCCGAGGAACTTCACGATGCCGAGGTAGACGGAGGGGTGGAACCGCAGGCCGCCCTTGTAGGGCCCGAGGGCGCTGTTGAACTCCACCCGGAAACCCCGGTTGATGTGGATCTCGCCGTGGTCGTCCTGCCACGGGACCCGGAAGATGATCTGGCGCTCGGGCTCGCAGATCCGCTGGATGACCTTCTGGTCGGCGAGCTCGGGGTACTTGGCCAGCACCGGCCCGAGTGACTCGAAGACCTCGCGGGCGGCCTGGTGGAACTCGACCTCCCCGGGGTTGCGGGCGACCACCTCGGCGAAGACGCCTTCCAACTTCTCGTCGATCATCTGCGGTGGTGCTCCTCGTCGGCTCTGCAGGACCGGTCAAGGGTGGTGCAGGCCGGAAGATGAACGCAATCTGACGAGCTGCCCGCGGTCGGGGATCAGGCGACGCCGTCGGGGAGGCCGTAGAAGACGCGCTCGACCACCTTGCGGGACCGTCTCGTGACCCGACGGTAGTGGTCCCGCAGCCCACCCGGTGTGGTATCGAGCGATCGGGCCAGCCACACCAGCTCCTCGGCCCGGCTGGGCAGGGCGTCCCCCGGACCGGAGTTCACGAGGAACCACCGGTTGCGCACCCGCTCGCAGAACTCGTAGGCCTCGCCCAGCACCTCGGCGTCGTCGGGGAGAAGCACGTCGGCGTCGCGGAGCGCCCGCAACGCGTCGAGCGTGCCCGTGGCCTTCACGCCGTACTGGAGCTGGAGCATCTGGGCGGTGAACTCCACGTCCGACAACGACCCGGGGCCGAGCTTGAGGTGGAACTCGGGGTCCTCGCCGGAGGGGATGCGCTCGGCTTCGATGCGCGCCTTCATGCGGCGGATGTCGCGCATCTGGTCGGCGGTGAGCCCTCCTCGCCAGATGAACGGATCGAGCAGGTCGAGCAGGCGCTCGCCGAGGTCGCGGTCGCCGGCAGCGAAGCGGGCGCGGGTCATGGCCTGGCGTTCCCAGGTCTGGGCGGTGTCCCGCCAGTAGGGCTCGAACGCGCCGAAGCTGCGGGCGAGGGGCCCGTTCTTGCCCTCCGGGCGCAGGGCGGCGTCGACCTCGTAGATGCGGCCCGCCGGCGTCGAACCGCCCACGAAGCGCACCAGGCCGGTGGCGAGGCGCTTGGCCTCGTCGGTGCCGGCGGCGCCTCGTCCGTCGTGCACGAAGATCACATCGAGGTCGCTGGCGTAGGCCAACTCGGCGCCGCCGAAGCGCCCGAGGCCGAGCACCGCGAACGGGACCTGGGGATCGAGGGCGGTGAGGGCGCTCTCGAGGGTTGCCGCGGCGAGGTCGGTGAGGTCGGCGCCCACCTGGTGCACGTCGGCGTGGCCGAGCACGTCGCGGGCGGCGACCCCGAAGAGGTGGCGGCGGTTCCACCGCTGGAGGGTCTCCTGGCGTTCACTGACGTCGCCTCGCCACTGCACGGCCCGGTCGGCGCTGTGCACCAGCTCGTCGTGGGGCTTGGTCTCGAGCCGGTCGGGTTGGTCGAGGCGGGCCACCAGGTCGGGGTTGCGCACCAACACGTCGCCCAGCATCCGGCTGGTGCCGGCCAGGGTGCACAGGGCCTGGGCCGTGGCCGGGGAGTCGCGGAACGTCTCGGCCATGGTGCGGTTGTTGCGGTCGTGGCCGAGCAGGTTGCGGACCAACAACAGCCCGAGGTCCGGGTCCGGGGACTGCGACAACCAGTCGAGCAACAGCGGGAGCAGCTGCTGCATCAGACGGCTGGACCGGTTCATCCCGCGGGTGAGCTCCTTGACCGCGGCCTGGGTGCGCTTGGCGTCGAGGAAGCCGAAGGCGCTGAGCCGGGCGGCGGCCGCTTCGGGGGAGAGGGCGGCGTCCTCGGGAGAGGCCTGGGCGAAGGCTTCGAGCAGCGGGCGGAAGTACACGCGCTCGTGGATGGCGCGCACTCCGACGCGCGCCTTGCGCAGATCGCGAAGCAGCTGGTCGGCGGCGGAGCCGTCGGTGGTGTCGCGTCGACCCATGACCCGCGCCAGGTGGTCGAGCGCCGCCCGGTCGGAGGGCAGGGCGTGCACCTGCTGCTCGTCGACGAGCTGGACCCGGTGCTCGGTGGTGCGCAGCAGGCGGTAGGCGGTGGCCATGTCGTCGGCATCGCCGCTGTCGACGTAGCCGGCCGACGCCATCTCGGCGAGGGTGGACAACGTCGTCGGGCCCCGGAGCTGGGGGTCGAGGTGCCCGTGGACCAGTTGGAGCAGCTGGATGGTGAACTCGATGTCGCGGATGCCGCCGGGCCCCAGCTTCAGCTCTCGTGCCGCCAGCCCCTTCTTGGCCACCTCCGATTCGGCCCGCTGCTTCATGGCTCGCAGCGAGCGGAGGGTGTCGGCATCCGACGGGCGGTTCCAGAGCCGCTCCTGGGCGGCTTCGAGCCAGCGTTCGCCGAGGGTGGCGTCGCCGGCCGCCGGACGGGCCTTGAGCAGGGCCTGGAACTCCCAGGGCTCGGCCCAACGCTCCCAGTAGGCCTCGTAGGACTCGACCGAGCGCACCAGGGGGCCGTCGCGACCCTCGGGGCGCAGGTTGGCGTCCACCCGGAAGCAGTGCCCGGCGATCTCCATCACCGCTCGGGCCCGGCGTTCGAGGCGGGTCCGGGTGCCCTCGCCGACGAACATGACATCGATGTCGCTCGAGTAGTTGAGCTCCGAGCCGCCCAGCTTGCCCATGCCGACCACCGCGAGCGTGACGCCGTCGGGTCCGTCGCGATCGGCGTCCTCGGCCAGGCGGCAGGCCGATTCCAGGGCTTGGCGGCCGAGGTCGGCCAGCTGGGCTCCGACCTGTTCGAGCCGATCGAGCCCGGTGAGGTCGCGGGCGGCGATGCGCAGGAACTCGAGGTTGCGCCAGTCGACCAGGGCCTCGAGGCTGCCGTCGTCCACCGGCGGGCGCCGGTCGAGGTCGGCGAGCACGTCGAGCGCGACCTGGGGGCGGACCTCGATGACCCGGGTGAGCGAACGGCTGGCGGCCAGCACGGCCACGAGCGCCGCGGCGGTGCCTTCGTGGTCGGCCGCGGCGGCCACCACGTCGGGGGCATCGTCGGCGAGACGTTCGAGGGTGACCCGGACGGTGGCCGGCGAGGCGCTGCGCTCGGCCCGCTCGACGAGGTCTGATGGCACGGCCTCGGTCACGAACCGAGACCCTACGCGGCCGGGCGGAGGGCATGGGTCGGGATCGACGGGGCCGTAAGGTCGGACCATGTCCGAGCTGCGAGTCGCCCTGGCCCAGATGAACCCCGTGGTCGGTGACCTGGCGGGCAACGTCGAGCGCATCGTCGCCGCCATGGGCGAGGCGGAGTCGGCCGGGTGCGACCTGGTCGCCCTGCCCGAGCTGGCCGTCACCGGCTACCCGCCCGAGGACCTGCTGCTGCGACAGGGCTTCGTGCGCGACAACCTCGAGGCCGTGGCCCGCGTGGCCGAGCGGTCGGGATCCTGCGTGGCGGTGGTCGGCTTCGTCGACGTCGACGACATCGACGCCTGGTCGTCGGAGGGCCACGACATCGAAGCCCGCCCCGCCGGCCTCTACAACGCGGTGGCCGTCTGCGCCGAGGGTCGGGTGCTCGGCACCTACCGCAAGCGGCGGCTGCCCAACTACTCCGTGTTCGACGAGCAGCGCTACTTCGTGCCGGGTCGCGAACCCCTGCGGCTGTTCCGGGTGGCGGGGGTGGACGTGGGCGTCTCCATCTGCGAGGACGCCTGGGTGGCCGACGGTCCGGTCGCCGAGCTGGCCCGCGGTGGCGCCGGCATCG includes:
- a CDS encoding cytochrome P450, which codes for MAHAVRDDIDLLDGNWYARQPHDLWAWMRENAPVYHDEANDVWGITRYDDVLAIEKDPATYSSQRAPRPHGDPLPMMISMDNPEHQRRRSLVNRGFTPKRVSEREEHIRSLCTSILDKVTEKGECDFVWDVAAPLPLLLIADMLGFEPEAHDDLLRWSDDLIKGTTADPTPEVQAATLEASLGFREYQLGVIADRRAKAPQPDLVSVLCHAEIDGHKLDDESLVQETLLILIGGDETTRHVLTGGALALMEWPDQRQHLIDHLDEPESMETAVEELLRWVTPIKNMSRTVTRDLELRGEQLHEGDQVMLMYPAANRDPRVFDEPDRFDVQRNPNPHLAFGFGPHFCLGSSLARLELRVMFSEVLRRMPDLELATDEPLEWRASNFITGPEAMPVRFTPTPALGGRG
- the gdhA gene encoding NADP-specific glutamate dehydrogenase — translated: MIDEKLEGVFAEVVARNPGEVEFHQAAREVFESLGPVLAKYPELADQKVIQRICEPERQIIFRVPWQDDHGEIHINRGFRVEFNSALGPYKGGLRFHPSVYLGIVKFLGFEQIFKNALTGMPIGGGKGGADFDPKGRSDSEIMRFCQSFMTELYRHIGEHTDVPAGDIGVGTREIGYLFGQYKRITNRYESGVLTGKATTWGGALVRTEATGYGTAYFTREMLHARGDSLEGKKVLVSGSGNVAVYAIEKVHQLGGTVVACSDSSGVVHDAKGIDVELLKQVKEVERGRVSDYAARRGDATYREDGNIWEIPCDVALPCATQNELTGRDARTLVRNGCVAVAEGANMPTTPEGARVFLEAQIAFGPGKAANAGGVATSALEMQQNASRDSWTFEHTEHRLADIMTGIHDTCHHTAEQFGAPGNYVVGANIAGFLRVARPMVALGLI
- a CDS encoding bifunctional [glutamine synthetase] adenylyltransferase/[glutamine synthetase]-adenylyl-L-tyrosine phosphorylase, which gives rise to MTEAVPSDLVERAERSASPATVRVTLERLADDAPDVVAAAADHEGTAAALVAVLAASRSLTRVIEVRPQVALDVLADLDRRPPVDDGSLEALVDWRNLEFLRIAARDLTGLDRLEQVGAQLADLGRQALESACRLAEDADRDGPDGVTLAVVGMGKLGGSELNYSSDIDVMFVGEGTRTRLERRARAVMEIAGHCFRVDANLRPEGRDGPLVRSVESYEAYWERWAEPWEFQALLKARPAAGDATLGERWLEAAQERLWNRPSDADTLRSLRAMKQRAESEVAKKGLAARELKLGPGGIRDIEFTIQLLQLVHGHLDPQLRGPTTLSTLAEMASAGYVDSGDADDMATAYRLLRTTEHRVQLVDEQQVHALPSDRAALDHLARVMGRRDTTDGSAADQLLRDLRKARVGVRAIHERVYFRPLLEAFAQASPEDAALSPEAAAARLSAFGFLDAKRTQAAVKELTRGMNRSSRLMQQLLPLLLDWLSQSPDPDLGLLLVRNLLGHDRNNRTMAETFRDSPATAQALCTLAGTSRMLGDVLVRNPDLVARLDQPDRLETKPHDELVHSADRAVQWRGDVSERQETLQRWNRRHLFGVAARDVLGHADVHQVGADLTDLAAATLESALTALDPQVPFAVLGLGRFGGAELAYASDLDVIFVHDGRGAAGTDEAKRLATGLVRFVGGSTPAGRIYEVDAALRPEGKNGPLARSFGAFEPYWRDTAQTWERQAMTRARFAAGDRDLGERLLDLLDPFIWRGGLTADQMRDIRRMKARIEAERIPSGEDPEFHLKLGPGSLSDVEFTAQMLQLQYGVKATGTLDALRALRDADVLLPDDAEVLGEAYEFCERVRNRWFLVNSGPGDALPSRAEELVWLARSLDTTPGGLRDHYRRVTRRSRKVVERVFYGLPDGVA